A single window of Ferrimonas balearica DSM 9799 DNA harbors:
- a CDS encoding DUF819 domain-containing protein, with translation MSDVLITNPASVLGLLMVVLGAVFYTSTSPHPFWRRFYRYIPALLLCYFIPSLLNTFGIIDGEDKSLYYVASRFLLPTALVLLTLNLDLKAIASLGPKAVIMFLAGTLGIVLGAPVALLLVSALFPELLSGHGPEAVWRGMTTVAGSWIGGGANQTAMKEIYGVGDTIFSAMVAVDVLVANAWMAVLLILVPRANRWDSKLGADTTALEALRRQMAAWQEEHAKIPLLRDLMVILAVGFGATGLAHYGADWLAPWFASHFPELEKYSLHSGFFWLMVLATTLGVLLSLTRAHRLEAVGASRVGSAGIYVLVATIGMHMDITALLETPVYFLLGAVWMLVHAAIMLLVARLIRAPLFYMAVGSQANVGGAASAPVVAAAFHPALAPVGVLLAVLGYVLGTYMAWFCGQILQALAQ, from the coding sequence ATGTCTGACGTATTGATCACCAATCCGGCCTCGGTGCTGGGCCTGCTGATGGTGGTACTGGGGGCGGTGTTCTATACCTCCACCAGCCCACACCCCTTCTGGCGTCGCTTCTACCGCTACATTCCGGCCCTGCTGCTGTGCTACTTCATCCCCTCGCTGCTGAACACCTTCGGCATCATTGATGGCGAAGATAAGTCGCTCTACTACGTGGCGTCGCGCTTTCTGCTGCCCACTGCACTGGTGCTGCTGACCCTCAACCTGGACCTGAAAGCCATCGCGTCGCTGGGCCCTAAGGCGGTGATCATGTTCCTGGCAGGCACCCTGGGCATCGTGCTGGGGGCGCCGGTGGCACTGCTGCTGGTGTCGGCCCTGTTCCCCGAACTGCTCAGTGGCCACGGCCCGGAAGCGGTGTGGCGTGGCATGACCACGGTGGCGGGCAGCTGGATTGGCGGAGGCGCCAACCAGACTGCGATGAAAGAGATCTACGGGGTAGGGGACACCATCTTCTCCGCCATGGTGGCGGTGGACGTGCTGGTGGCCAATGCCTGGATGGCGGTGCTGCTGATCCTGGTGCCGCGGGCCAACCGCTGGGACAGCAAACTGGGGGCGGACACCACGGCGCTGGAGGCGCTTCGTCGCCAGATGGCGGCCTGGCAGGAGGAACACGCGAAAATTCCGCTGCTTCGTGACCTGATGGTGATTCTGGCAGTAGGCTTTGGGGCCACCGGTCTGGCACACTATGGGGCCGATTGGCTGGCGCCCTGGTTTGCCAGCCATTTCCCCGAGCTGGAAAAGTACAGCCTGCACTCCGGCTTCTTCTGGCTGATGGTGCTGGCCACCACCCTCGGGGTGCTGCTGTCGCTGACCCGCGCCCACAGACTGGAAGCGGTGGGGGCGTCGCGGGTGGGTTCCGCCGGCATCTACGTGCTGGTGGCCACCATCGGCATGCATATGGACATCACTGCGCTGCTGGAGACGCCGGTTTATTTCCTGCTTGGCGCGGTGTGGATGCTGGTGCATGCGGCCATAATGCTGTTGGTGGCGCGTCTGATCCGGGCGCCGCTGTTCTACATGGCGGTAGGCAGTCAGGCCAACGTGGGTGGGGCGGCTTCTGCGCCGGTGGTGGCCGCGGCTTTCCATCCGGCGTTGGCACCGGTTGGGGTGTTGCTGGCGGTACTGGGATACGTGCTGGGCACCTATATGGCCTGGTTCTGCGGGCAGATCCTGCAGGCACTGGCACAATGA
- a CDS encoding transcriptional regulator GcvA — translation MSRRLPPLNAVKAFEAAARHLSFTRAAEELFVTQAAVSHQIKALEEFLGLKLFRRRNRSLLLTEEGQSYFLDIKDLFTQLADATERLLARSATGSLTVSMTPSFAIQWLVPRLARFSEQHPEVDVRIKAVDEDEASLTDDVDVAIYFGRGNWAGLRADKLRSECLVPVCSPRLLQGDNPLREIADLARFTLLHDMSRRDWKAWIKQVGANVNVNSGPIFSHSSLVLQAAIHGQGVALGSSVLARPEVEAGRLVCPFGDVLKSKNAYYLVCHENQADLGKIEAFREWMLQMFSDEAHSDLIPSAD, via the coding sequence ATGTCCAGGCGCCTTCCACCCCTCAATGCGGTTAAGGCATTTGAGGCGGCAGCACGCCATCTGAGTTTTACCCGGGCCGCTGAAGAGCTGTTCGTGACTCAGGCCGCTGTCAGCCACCAGATCAAGGCGCTCGAGGAGTTCCTTGGATTAAAATTGTTTCGCCGAAGAAACCGTTCGCTCCTGCTCACCGAAGAGGGGCAGAGCTACTTTCTCGACATCAAGGATCTGTTCACTCAACTGGCCGATGCCACCGAGCGTTTGCTGGCGCGCAGTGCCACCGGTTCTCTCACCGTCAGCATGACCCCCTCCTTTGCGATTCAGTGGCTGGTGCCCCGGTTGGCCCGCTTCTCTGAGCAGCATCCAGAGGTGGACGTGCGGATCAAAGCGGTGGATGAGGATGAGGCCTCGCTGACCGACGATGTGGACGTCGCGATCTACTTTGGCCGGGGCAACTGGGCCGGACTGCGGGCGGATAAGCTGCGCAGTGAATGCCTGGTGCCGGTGTGTTCGCCCCGTCTGCTGCAGGGCGACAATCCGCTGCGTGAGATCGCCGATCTGGCGCGCTTCACCCTGCTGCACGATATGTCCCGGCGGGATTGGAAAGCCTGGATCAAGCAGGTGGGCGCCAACGTCAATGTGAACTCCGGCCCCATCTTCAGTCACTCCTCACTGGTGTTGCAGGCCGCGATCCACGGTCAGGGTGTGGCGCTGGGCTCCTCGGTACTGGCCCGCCCTGAGGTGGAAGCCGGTCGTCTGGTGTGCCCCTTTGGTGACGTATTGAAGAGCAAAAACGCCTACTACCTGGTGTGTCATGAAAACCAGGCAGACCTTGGCAAGATTGAAGCGTTCCGTGAGTGGATGCTGCAGATGTTCAGTGACGAGGCCCACAGTGATCTTATCCCCTCTGCCGACTGA
- a CDS encoding SirB2 family protein: MEWFYSLYPGLKHLHMTLIAASVGFFIVRFVWLMVGSDLLNRKWARISPHVLDTFLLLSGALLCVAIAQYPFDAPWLTEKMMALVAYIVLGVITFKLQRGNLFRVVAFLGALGWVYYMAVLAMTKTPILLG; the protein is encoded by the coding sequence ATGGAATGGTTCTATTCCCTGTACCCCGGCCTGAAGCACCTGCACATGACCCTGATCGCGGCCAGTGTCGGCTTCTTTATCGTGCGCTTCGTCTGGCTGATGGTCGGCTCTGACCTGCTCAACCGCAAATGGGCCCGTATCTCCCCGCACGTGCTGGATACCTTTTTGCTGCTGTCCGGTGCGCTGCTGTGCGTGGCCATCGCCCAATACCCCTTCGATGCCCCGTGGCTGACCGAGAAGATGATGGCGCTGGTCGCCTACATTGTGTTGGGGGTGATCACCTTTAAGCTGCAACGCGGCAATCTGTTCCGCGTGGTGGCCTTTTTGGGTGCCCTGGGCTGGGTCTACTACATGGCGGTGCTGGCGATGACCAAAACGCCCATTCTGTTGGGCTGA
- the kdsA gene encoding 3-deoxy-8-phosphooctulonate synthase has product MDAKAIRVGQCDVANDKPFVLFGGMNVLESRDLAMRIAEHYVQVTEKLGIPYVFKASFDKANRSSIHSYRGPGMEEGLKIFEEIKSTFNVPLITDVHETHQAAPVAEVVDVIQLPAFLARQTDLVAAMAATDAVVNVKKPQFLSPGQMKNIVEKFRECGKEEVILCERGANFGYDNLVVDMLGFRTMKEASGGLPVIFDVTHALQCRDPLGAASGGRRRQTVELAKAGMATGLAGLFLEAHPDPDNALCDGPSALPLAMLEPFLAQLKALDDLIKAQPELDIQ; this is encoded by the coding sequence ATGGACGCGAAAGCCATCCGAGTCGGCCAATGTGATGTGGCCAACGACAAGCCTTTCGTGCTGTTTGGCGGCATGAACGTACTGGAATCCCGGGATCTGGCGATGCGGATTGCCGAGCACTATGTGCAGGTAACCGAGAAGCTGGGCATCCCCTACGTGTTCAAGGCCTCCTTCGACAAGGCCAACCGCTCCTCCATCCACTCCTACCGTGGACCGGGCATGGAAGAGGGCCTGAAGATCTTTGAAGAGATTAAGTCCACCTTCAACGTGCCGCTGATCACCGACGTGCACGAAACCCACCAGGCGGCCCCGGTGGCTGAGGTGGTTGATGTGATCCAGCTGCCGGCGTTCCTGGCACGCCAGACCGATCTGGTGGCGGCCATGGCGGCCACTGATGCGGTGGTGAACGTGAAGAAGCCGCAGTTCCTGAGCCCCGGCCAGATGAAGAACATCGTTGAGAAGTTCCGTGAGTGCGGCAAGGAGGAGGTGATCCTCTGTGAGCGTGGCGCCAACTTCGGTTACGACAACCTGGTGGTGGACATGCTGGGCTTCCGCACCATGAAAGAAGCGTCCGGCGGCCTGCCGGTGATCTTCGACGTGACCCACGCGCTGCAGTGCCGTGACCCGCTGGGTGCGGCCTCCGGCGGTCGTCGCCGTCAAACCGTGGAGCTGGCCAAGGCCGGTATGGCCACCGGTTTGGCGGGTCTGTTCCTGGAAGCCCACCCGGACCCGGACAACGCCCTGTGTGATGGCCCGAGTGCGCTGCCGCTGGCGATGCTGGAGCCGTTCCTGGCCCAGCTCAAAGCACTGGACGACCTGATCAAGGCGCAGCCGGAGCTGGATATCCAGTAA
- a CDS encoding alpha/beta fold hydrolase, whose translation MILSPLPTEALPAGFRLDGNPMAPNLVLLAHGAGAGMDHPFMTKFAALLGSDEIAVIRFEFPYMIRARDEGKRRPPDKLPRLIECYQQWIKAFAGSGRRLFLAGKSMGGRVATVCGADHDVEGVIALGYPFHPVGKTEPDKWRWEPIQACQVPLLILQGQRDSFGSETELAGQPLPSGTTLEWITDGDHSLVPRKRSGLSEQDNLKRAADLARGFIKGCAS comes from the coding sequence GTGATCTTATCCCCTCTGCCGACTGAGGCGCTGCCTGCCGGGTTTCGGCTCGATGGCAATCCCATGGCCCCTAACCTGGTGCTGTTGGCCCACGGTGCCGGGGCAGGCATGGACCACCCCTTTATGACCAAATTCGCGGCGCTGCTGGGCAGTGACGAGATCGCCGTGATCCGTTTTGAGTTTCCCTATATGATCCGCGCCCGCGACGAGGGTAAGCGACGTCCGCCGGACAAGCTGCCCCGCCTGATCGAGTGCTACCAGCAATGGATTAAGGCGTTCGCGGGCAGCGGTCGCCGCCTGTTTCTGGCGGGCAAGTCGATGGGGGGCCGGGTAGCCACCGTCTGCGGCGCTGACCACGACGTGGAAGGCGTTATCGCGTTGGGTTACCCCTTCCACCCGGTGGGCAAGACCGAACCGGACAAGTGGCGCTGGGAGCCGATTCAGGCGTGCCAGGTGCCGCTGCTGATTCTCCAGGGCCAGCGTGACAGCTTTGGCTCTGAGACGGAGCTGGCCGGTCAGCCCCTGCCATCGGGCACCACCCTTGAGTGGATCACCGATGGCGACCACAGCCTGGTGCCGCGCAAGCGCAGCGGCCTGAGCGAACAAGACAACTTAAAGCGGGCTGCCGATTTGGCCCGCGGTTTTATCAAAGGATGTGCATCATGA
- a CDS encoding DUF423 domain-containing protein has translation MSRLFLLIAALLGLLATGLGAYGAHGLPGKVSPHLVDSFNTAVQYQFFHALALMAIGLWLMREQSRLLVAAGIAMILGMLAFSGSIYALVLLGSKGFGPITPMGGMTLMVGWGLLAVMAMVKGGERE, from the coding sequence ATGAGCCGACTGTTCCTGTTAATCGCTGCCCTGCTGGGCCTTCTGGCCACCGGCCTGGGGGCCTACGGCGCCCATGGCCTGCCGGGCAAAGTGAGTCCTCACCTGGTGGACAGCTTTAATACTGCGGTGCAGTACCAGTTTTTCCATGCGCTGGCGCTGATGGCCATTGGCTTGTGGCTGATGCGTGAACAGAGCCGCCTGCTGGTGGCCGCGGGCATCGCCATGATCCTCGGCATGCTGGCCTTCTCCGGCAGCATCTACGCTTTGGTATTGCTGGGCAGCAAGGGCTTTGGCCCGATCACCCCGATGGGGGGCATGACCCTGATGGTGGGCTGGGGCTTGCTGGCCGTGATGGCGATGGTGAAAGGGGGTGAGCGTGA